The DNA segment TATCAGGCGCTGTCTCACTCGACCCTGGAGCGATAGGCGCCGATCTGGTCTGGGGTCAGCAACCCGTCGCCCGGTCCGCCCGTCCAGCCGTTGGGCTGACCATAGGTGCCGTCGACTCGGGGCATGATCGCCAGATCGTTGAGAACGGCATTGACGAGTCCGCGCGCACGGATGCTGCCCGCGAGGAGCTGGTCGACGTAGTAGGCCGGGATACGGCTGTCGAGACCGCTGGTGGTGCCGAAGAGATTGGTCAGGACGGTGTCGACCTGAGCGCCGGCCTCGGCGGATGTCGGGAGCTCCGCGCCCCAGCCGACCAGATCGCTGAGATACACCTGGAGACCCGCCCCCGCCGGCCGCCAGACGCTGCCGGAGTTGTCGAACAGGACGGCGCTCCAGTCGTCGAGTTCGCCGGCCGTGGGCGCACGCCCGAGACCGCCCTGGAAGTAGGCGCGCACCTTGCGATGGTAGGACTCGGCCGTCTGGCCGGCGGCGGCATAGGCGACGATCCGGAAGTTCTGGTGCGGCTCGGACCATTGCAGACCGAGACTGTCGCCCGGACGCGGGAAGTCGGCGATCCTGTGCAGACGCTGCACGCCGCTGACGCGGCCTTGGCCGCCGGGGGTGGCGACCTGGAAGCTGCGCGTCTCGACGACGGCACCGTCGATGAACAGCCGAATCCGGTGCTCTCCGTCGGCATAGTCGTTCCAGTTGACGGCACGCGCATAGCCGTTGTCGGTGTCGCCGCAGACGCCGCGCGTATCCGCACGCTCGCTGCCGTAGGGCAGTGCGAACCGCACGCCGTCGAGTTCGGCATCGACCGTGCTCGCGGCACAGACCCAGCCGCGGATGAGCGCCTGGCCGCTCTCGAACCCGCCGGCCAGCGGACTCTCCCAGTGACCGGCGCCCGCAGCGCTGCTCGCCCAGTCGGCCTGTGCGGCCGCCGCCCCGCCCCGGCTGACGACGAAGTTCTGATGCGGCTCCGACCACACCAGGGGCGTGTTCAGTCCGGCCGCCGGGAAGTCCGCGACCGTCGTGCTCGCGCTCAACCCGGTGAGGAAGGTGGCGCCCAGGGTGGTGACGATCACCCGCGCCTCGGTGAGCGGCCGGTCATCGGCGAGCAGGATCAGGGTATGTTCGCCGTCGCCGTAGTCGGACCAGTTGATGGCGGCGGCAAAGCCGTTGGCCGTGTCGCCGCAGATGGCCTGACTGTCGGCGCGCTCGGACCCATAGGCGGCGGTGAAGGGGGCGCGGTCGTCGACCTGGAGGTCGACACGGCCGGCCTCGCACACCCAGCCGTGCACCACGCCGATGCCGCTCTCGAAGCTGCCGTTGACCGGGCTGTCGAGCCGGTAGCGGTTGCTCAGTTCGGTGAAGTTGGCCGTGACCTCGACGTCCTCCACCAGGGTCAGGGTGCAGTCATCGGCCCCCGTGCAGCCGCCGCCCCAGCCGGCGAAGCTCCAGCCGGCGTCCGGCACGGCACTCAGGCGGGTCCGGCTGTTGGCGGCGAACACGGCCTCGCAGACGTCCGGACAGTCGATGGCGCCGCTGCCGTCAAGCACGCGCCCGGAACCCTCGACCTTCAGGGTCAGGAGCACCTCGTCCGCCGCCGTCCGGCGCAGGTTCAGGAAGCCCGTGCCGCCGGGGTCGAGCACCCGTTGCGGCTCGGACTCGGAGAACAGCCGGTCGCCGCCCAACCCGAGCTGTCCCTGGCTGCCCAGGCCCCAGGACCAGACGAAGCCGTCGGCATGCAGGGCCAGCGAGTGCTGCTCGCCGGCGGCCGGCTGCGGGGTGGCGGCCTGGACCGGGAGGCTCGTCAGTGCGAGAAATCCAAGGAGTCCGAGGAGGCGTGTCGTTGGGTGCATCTTGGTGTCCTCTGCCGTTCGTCGAGTGAGACGCGAGGCCCCGGCGCAGATCAATCCACCGGGGCTCGACGGTCGGCCTGCAGAATGGCGATGATCTCGGTATCGTTGCGCTGGAACTCGCGGAGATGAAACGCGCCGTTCAAATAGGCCTGAGCGTCGTTCAAAAAGGCGTTGAACGAATCGAAGTCCCAGACATGGAAATGGATGCTGTAGTCGATCTCGAGCAGCCGCTCCAGTTGCCGCTCGGCCTCGACCGGATCGAGGATCTTGTTGACGTATCTCACCCACTCCGCGAAGTGGGCCCGACGCGAGACCTCAGGCCCCTGCCGATCGTCGCGGACGAGATGCTCGAAATCCGTGAGCGGCCGCTCGGCGTCGAAGCAATGCCTCTTGTCCGGAACCGCATAATAGATCACCCCCTGAGGCTTGAGCTTCGCCAGATGGGATCGCATGGCGCCCAATGGGTTCTCGCAGTGTTCGAGCATGTGGTTGGCGATGATGAAATCGACCTCGCCATCGGCGATCTGCGTCAACCGCTCGCCATCGTCGACGATATCCACGTCGACCAAGTCATAGGCGTTCAGCTCCGGATACTGGCGGCGCAGTCGATCGGGTGTGAGCCGATCGACATAGCGCACCTCCACCGCCGGCCCGACGTGCAAGGGTATGTGCAGGGCGCCGATCTCGATACCCCGCCCCGCCAGATACCGTTCACTGAGCCGGCGTCTCATGGAGAGCATGTTGCTCGGAATCAAACTCATCGGATATGTCTCTCGCTTACTCGATCCGGGCGCGGTAGGCGCTGATCTGGGCTGGGGTCAGCAACCCGTCGCCCGGTCCGCCCGTCCAGCCGTTGGGTTTGCCGTAGGTACCGTCGACTCGGGGCATGATCGCCAGATCGTTGAGAACGGCATTGACGAGTCCACGCTCGCGAATGGAGCCGGTGACCAGGGCGTCGACGTAGTAATTCGTGATACGCGAGTCGATGTCCGAGGATGAACCGAAGAGGTTCCCGAGCACCTCGTCCACCCGTGAGCGGGCCGTTTGGTCGTCGATCAGGGCCGTGCCCCAGCCCAGCGAGTTGCTCAGAAAGTGCTGCAGCCCGGCACCCAGGGGCCTCCAGACGCTGCCGCTGTTGTCGCGCAGCACGGCGCCCCACTCGGCCAGCTCGGAAGACGTGGCCGCGCGCCCGAAGGCGCCATAGAAGTAGGCGTTCACCTTGCGGTAGTAGTCCTCGGCCCTGGGCTGGTCGTCCCCAGAGACGGGCGGGCAGGTGCCGACGCCCTGCTGACGGCCAAAGTTCTGCGTCCAGTAGTGCCGGTAGGTGCTGCCGGCCCCATAGGCATAACCCACGCCCAGATCGCAGACGATGGTGTCGAGGATGTTGGCGCGGTGTCCGGGGCTGTTCATCCAGGCATCGACGACGGCGGCGGGCGAGGTCTGTCCGGCCGCGATGTTTTCGGACGCATAGTTCCAGTTGTAGCCGGCATCCGACATGCGATCGGCATGGCTGCGGCCATCGAGTCCGGTATGGCTGAAATAGTCGTTGGTGGCCATGTCGATCGAGTGTCCGCGCGCCGAGTTCAGCAGGCGATCGTTCCAGGCCAGAGGGGGCAGGCCGTTCATCCGGCGCTCGTTGTTGGTGAGGGTCGCGGTCTCGGTCTCGAAGGCCAGGGCACTGGCGGGCTGCCGCTCGCCAAAGGGGATGCGCCCGGCGAACAGTGAGTCATCGCCGGGAGGGAGCTCGCGCACGACGTGCCAGTCGTCATCGAACGGACGGATCTGGAAGATGCCATCGGGCGTCAGGATCGTGCCCGAGACCGTCGTTTCACCCAGGGCGAGATGCGCGAGGACGCCGGCCTCGTCCGCGCCATGCCCCCACCAGGAGAGACTGCCGAGCATCTCTTCGCCGATCTCGTCGCAGACGAGCCGGATACTGCGATCGTCGAAGAGATCGAGTGCGACCTCGCCGCCGGGTTCCAGAGGCAGGGCCTCGATCCGGACCTGAACGAGCCGCTGACGCCACACCAGTTTCACGGCCTGATCCGGAATCGCCGATTCAGGCGCCCAGGCATCCGTGAACAGCCGCGCATCCTCGGGTACCCCCGCCACGGGGAAGGCCACCGTCAGTACCAGCACCAAGGCCATGAGCCGCTTGATCATCTCTCACCTCCTCAATTCAAGGGATGCAGCCGGTCGCTAGTCCGGCACGCTCAATGTCTGCTCCAGGGTCGTCTGTGATTCCCGGTTCGAGAACGACCACCAATCGGAACTCTCGATACGCTCTCGATAGCGCTCGAACTGCTCGCGGGTCAGGAGTATCCGAATGGAACCGCCGCCCGTCCAGCCGTTGGGCTGACCATAGGTGCCGTCGACCCTGGGCATGATCGCCAGATCGTTCAGGATGGCGTTGACGAACCCGCGCGGGCGAACGGAACCGCTGACCAGCGCCTCGACGTAGTAATTCGCGATACGCGGATCGATGTCCCAGGACGAACCGAAGAGGTTCCGGAGCACCTCGTCCACCCTGAGACTCGCTGTGCTGAGGTCGAGCGGCGCCGTGCCCCAGCCCATGGTGTCACTCAGATAAATTTGTAGCCCGGCGCCCGTGGGCCTCCAGACGCTGCCGCTGTTGTCGCGCAGCACGGCCCCCCACTCATCCAGCTCATCGGGCATGGCGCCCCACCCGAAGGTGCCATAGAAGTAGGCGTTCACCTTGCGGTAGTAGTCCTTGGCCTCGTACTGGCCGCCCCCCGTACCCGTGATGTAGATGGTGTTCGAGGCGGCCAGGCCGTTGTTGCTCTCGTTGCTCTCGGAGACCTCGCCCTTCTTGTCGGCGTAGGCACCCAGATAGTAGCTGCCCGTGGTCAGGGTCGAAGGGATGACCACAGTCCCGGAACAGTTTTGGCTCGCCCCAGGAGCCAGCGAGGCGATGTCGCAACCCCAGGTGGTGTCGACGTCACCGGTGGTGATGGTGCTGTCGGTGGAGAGGTAATAGCCGAGGCGGAAGGCGCCGGCCGCCGCCGTGCCCTGGTTCCTGACCGTCGACGAGGCCGTGATGCTGCCGCCGGCCGTGCCGCTCGTCGGGCTACTGACGGCGGTGACGATCAGGTCGGGCTTCGAGGTTCCGCCACCGCCGCCGCCACAGTCGATGGTACTGGTGAGTCGCCGGGTAGCGGCGGCGACATCGATGCGCGGCTTGGTGATGCCGTTGCGTGCATCGGTCACGGACTTGCCGCCGGCCTGGAGCGCGGAGAGGATGTTGTCGGGTGTGGCGGGCGAACAGAGGCTCTTGAGCGCCGCCACGGCACCGGCGACATGGGGAGCCGCCTGGGATGTGCCTCCCTTCTGCAAACCTGCCGCATCGATGAGCGCGCCCGGAGCGAGCAGGCTCAGGAAGCTGGCCGAATTGGAAAAACAGGTGACCTTGTCGGCGGCCGTGACCTGGTCGGTGCAGGTGTTGGGCGGCTTGCCCCAGGTGCGTGCGCCGACATTGGAATCATAGACGGCGCCCACGGAGACGGCTCCCGGAACACAGGCGGGACTCGCGATGCCATCCGTGTAACTCTCATTGCCTGAGGCGACGGCGATGAAGATGCCGGCCGAGCGCAGACTGGAAAAGGCCGCGTCATAGCTCGACCCGCCACAGGGGGCGGTGTATTTCCGTTCACCGCCCAAACTGAGATTGACGGCCACGATGTTGTAGGTGGCGCGGTTGGCGACGGACCAGTTGAGCGCCGCGATGATGTCCGTATCCGAGGCACCGCCATCCGCCCTGAAGACATCCAGTGCCGCGATCCTGGCCTGGGGCGCCACGCCCAGCACGATACCGGCGACATTGGTGCCGTGCCCATCGTCGTCCAGACTACCGTCGTCGGCCGGGAAGTCCCTGGCATAGACCACCTTGCAGGAACCGCCCGGCGCGGTGCAGGAACCGAAGGCGGATCCGGTGTAGTCCACTCCGGTATCGAGCACCGCCACCGTGGTGCCGCTGCCGGTCGCACCGAGTCCGTAGGCGGTGGGCTGATCGATCAGCGGCAGACTCTGGTTGAGTTGGAGATACTTGACGCCGACCTCGTGCACGGCCTTGACGCGGGGGTCGTGACGCAGCGCCTCGATGGCTTCGAGCGAACGGACCCGCAGCACATTCATGGGCATGTGGCTGTAGTCCTCGACCTCCTCGACATCGAGCGCCTGCATCTCATGGAGCACATCGGCCTTGTTGAGACGCTGGCCGCGGCGAATCGTCCTGTCGTCGGCGTTGGCCGGCAGGTTCGGCGAGACGTATTCGACGATCAGCTCGACGTCGCGACCGGCACGCAGCCGCTCCAGTGTCGCCGGACGCAGACCCACACCGGGCGCCGTGAAGGTGTCGACCCGACCGGGTTCACCGATCGGGCGTTCGGATGGCCATGACGGCTCGTCCCAGTCAGTGTCCTGATCGCTCGCCCCGCCCTCCCAAATGCCCGATGGCTCCACGGACGACGATTCCTGATTGGTGGTGCTTCCGGATGTTCCGGCCGCCGACACGACCAAGGACCAGCCGAGGACGAGCATCAGCGCAACGACGACCGGAAACCATCGGGGCAGGCATGATCGCGTTCGAGATTCGAAACTGGAGGTATTCACGAGACAGACTCCTTTGACGTTGACGCCTGTACCGACATCCATCGGCGGACGGCGAACCGCATCGTGGAGAGGCCGCACAGGCGGAACACGGAATTTGGACGACCGATTCGTCCGGCTCCACGAGTCAGTCTAGATCATAATCACGCCTGAGCACGCCGATCCGGGCGTCGGCGCTCCGGCGCCATTCCAGGAGCAGGACCAGCGCGAAGACCAGCCGCTCACTCGGAAATCCGCGTGTGCGCTCGTCGTCGAGCCGCCGGTTGAGTGCCGTCCCGCACAGCCCAGGCAGCTCGCGACCGTCGAGATAGGCGGCCGTGGCGCCATGTCGATCGAACCATTGCACCAGCCACTGACGCATGGGCAGTACGAATCCCTGCTTGCGGCGCTTCAGGATGTCGGGCGGCAGCCAGCGGCGCGCGACCCGGCGCAGCGCGACCTTGCTCTCGGCGCCGGTCCGGCGCCGGCGGGCGGGCAGATGGAGCGCGGCGTCGACCAGTGCCGGGGCGAGGAAGGGGGCGCGACCTTCCAGGCTATGGGCCATGGACATGCGGTCGAACTTGACCAGCAGGTCGTCCGGGAGCCAGGTCGCGAGATCGGCGGCGGTCGCGCGCTGGAGCGGATCCTGGGCCGTCTCCAGCCAGACCATGAGCTGTGATTCCCAGTCGTCCAGGGCCTGTTCCTGGAATTCGGGCTCCAGGAGCGCCTGACGCCCCGCCATGTCGGTCAGCAGCGGAAACCCGGACGGCGTGGCCGGATGCGGATTGCGGATGAGCCGCTTCAGATCCGGATGCAGGGGGCGGCGCGACAGGAGACGACGCTGGATTCCAGCGAGTCCGGGTCCAGGCGCGAAGGCTTGGTAGTAGCCATAGCCGGCGAAGATCTCGTCGGCGCCCTCCCCCGCCAACACCACGCTGACATGAGCGGCGGCCTCGCGGCAGAGCCGGTAGAGCGGCAGCATGGCCTGATCGCCGACGGGTTCGTCGAGCGCGCGCGCGACCTGGGGCAGCAGCTCGATGAAGTCATCGCCCCTGAACTCGAAGTGATGGTGTCTGGAGCCGACATGCTGGGCGACGGCACGCGCGAAGGGACTCTCGTCGTGCCGGGCGCTGGTGAAACCCATCGAGAAGGTGTCGATGGCGGGCTTGGCGCGGGCGGCGACGGCGGCGACGATCGAGCTGTCGAGTCCGCCCGAGAGGAAGACGCCGACCGGGACGTCGGCGACCAGACGGCTGGTCACGGACTGCTCGACGAGTTCGGCCAGGGCGTCGTCGGAGATGGCGCGCGCGGTACCGAGCGGCTGGACGAAATAGCGCCGATGCTCGATGACCGCCGGTTCGTCGAGCCGGACCCGCAACAGCTCGCCGGGCAGGACGCGCCGGATGGTGCTGAAGATCGTTCGCCGGCCGGGCGTGAAATGCAGGGCCAGATAGCGCTCGAGCGCCGGCGGGTCGATGGCCGGATCCTGTCCGTGTAGAGCGGCCAGGGTGAGCAGATCGGAGCTGTAGGCGAAGACAGTGCCAAGCTGCGTGTAGAAGAGCGGTTTTTCGCCGAAGCGGTCGCGGGCGAGGATCAGCTCGCGACGGTCACGGTCGAGGATGGCGATGGCGTACATGCCGTCGAGACGCGCGAGCAGTCCGTCGAGTCCCCAGAGCGCGTAGCCGTGCGCCAGCACCTCGGTGTCGCCGGCGGTCGCGAAGCGCGCGCCGAGTGCCTGGAGTTCGCGTCTGAGTTCGCGATGATTGTAGATCTCGCCGTTCTGGAAACAGACCACCTGTCCGTCACGGGCCTTGAGCGGCTGCCAGCCGTGCTCGAGGTCGATGATGGAGAGCCGGCGCATGCCTAGGGCGACGCCCGGCTCGAGATACCGGCCCTCGCCATGCGGACCGCGTGGACGCATGTAGTCGCCGATGACGTCGAGCAGATGCCCGGAGCGGGTATCCGGATAGCCGATCAGACCGTAGATGCCGCACATGTCAAAGACTCACGCGCTGAAACTCGGTGTCGGTTGTTCGAACGACTCGGCGGCCTCTTCGAACAGGCGGGCATAGGCCGCGGCCATCTCGTCGAACTGGGTCAGTGAACGCAGGACCAGGGGCGCATTGCGCCTGTAGCGCGCCAGACGCTCGGGATCGTCCATCAACGCCCGCAGGCGCTCGGCCAGGACGCGCGGACGGCCGGCCGGATAGAAGTCGGCATTGATGCCCTCGCGTACCTGCTCGACGACACCATAGGTCGGCGCCGAGACGATCGGCAGCTCGAAGGCCATGGCCTCGAGGATGACGCGCGGATAGCTCTCGATGCGCGAGGTGCAGACGAAGCAGTCGGCCGCCGCGTAATAGAGCGCGGGCTGACCGACCTCGGCGATGATGTGGATACGCTCGCGCAACGCGGGCGCCAGCGCCTCACGGGCGCGATGCAGCCTGAGACTGTAGTCGCCCGGACGGTCGCCGACGATGAACACGCGCAGCCTTGCCGCGACTTCCGGCGGCAGATGGGCACAGGCCTGGACCAGATCGAGCTGACCCTTGCGCTCACAGACCGTGCCGAGCAGCAGGACGACGAAGTCCTGATCGGCGACCTCGAGCCGGCGACGGGCCTCCTGCCGCGCCCCCTCCTGAAGCACACCCTGGAAACGCGCCGGGTTGAGTCCGTTGTGGATCACCGAGAAGTTGTTGCGGCTGTTGAGCGGCTCGAACTGGCGTCGCGTGGTCTCGGCGACGAAGATGATCCGATAGGGTTCGCTGAAGCAGCCGAGCGCCTCGACGGCCAGCGGCGGCGCGAGGAAGTCGAAATAGGTCTGCCAGGGCTCGCTCTCGCGCACGTTCCAGAGGCTGGGCTTGCCCAGACGCCGGGCGGCGGCGATGGCATAGAAGGTCTGGAGGGTGTTGGCATAGATCAGATCGACCCCGAGCGACTCGGCCAGCGCGGCGAAGCGGTCGATGGCCGCTTCGTAGGCCTGGAGATCGAAGACGCCCAGCAGCGGATGAGGGCCGACGATGACCCGGATGCCGGCCTGTTCGTAGAGCGCGCGCAGCGGTCCCTCGTAGGGCGAATAGACGATCGGTTCCAGGACACCGGCCTCCTTGAGCGCCAGCGTGAGTTCGTATTGGCTGTAGGGCGCGCCCTCGTGGTTGAGCGTGAAGGCACACATGAGCACGCGGATCGGTCGGGGCGCCGATCCCCGAGGCAGACGGCGCGAGGCGATCCGGAACCCCTCGTCGTCGAGCGACAGATTCGGGTTGTAATAGGGATCGCGATAGTCGCGATAGCGGGCGCGGAAGTTCAGCACCTCGGCGGGATCGTCCAGACCCGGTCCGCGCGAATAGCCCTCGTGATGGTAGAGCTCGGCGCCGGGGGCATAGACACAGCGATAGCCGGCGGCGATCAGCCGATAACCGTAATCCACGTCGTTGTAGGCCACGGCGAACTGTTGCTCGTCGAAACCGCCGAGCCGCTCGAAGAGCGCGCGCGGCGTCAGCAGACAGGCGGCGGTCACGGCCGAATAGTTGCGCCCGACCATGGCATAGGAGAGATAGCCGTGATGCCGGCGCGGATGGCCCTTGAAGGCCGGGCCGGCCAGACCGTCATAGTAGCCGTGCACGATGCCGGCGTGCTGGATGGTCTCGTTGGGGAAGAGCAGACGCGCCCCGACCGCCCCGACGCCCTCCAGACGCGCATGGCCCATCATCTGACTGAGCCAGTCGGGCGCGATCACCTCGGTGTCGTCGTTGAGGAACAGCAGATAGTCGCTCGTGACCTGGCGCGCGGCCTGATTGTTGATGGCCGCGAAGCTGAAGCCCCTGGGACCGTTCGGGATCGAGAGCACGGGATGATCGAGTCCGGCGAGATAGCGCCGGGTGTCGGGATCGTCGCTCGCGTTGTCGATGATCAGAACCCGATGATTCCGGTAGCTGGTGCGCGCGAGTGAATCGACACAGCGCTTGAGGATGCGCCCGTTGTTGCGGCTGGGGATGAGGATGGAGACGCTGGGGCCGTCGTCCGGAAAGCGATGCCAGTAGATCCCCAGGCCGCCGCGTTTGGCCCAGAGCGGCCGATAGGCCTCGGCCGTCACCCCGCGCCGGCTGAAGGCCTCGTTGAGCGCACGCTCACCGGCGTCGAAACTGGCCGGCTTGGCGTTGCCGCTGGTGGCCGTGGAGCCGGTCAGGGCGCGCCAGTGATAGAGGATACGCGGGATGTGATGCACCGAACGGGCCTGCTCACTGGCGCGCAGCGCGAGATCATAGTCCTGCGCCCCCTCGAAGCCGACCCGCAGTCCGCCGAGCGCGGCGAAGAGTTCGCGCCGGATGACGAAGAGATGGCTGAAGTACATGTAGTAGAGCAGCAGTTCGGGACTCCAGTCCGGTTTGAACTGCGGATCGTAGCGCCGGCCATCGACGTCGATCTTGTCGTCGTCGGAATAGAGCAGATCCGTGTCCGGCCGGTCGATCAGCGCGAGCGCGACCTCCATCAGCGCCTCGGGCGCGAGCAGGTCGTCCTGATCGAGCAGACACAGATGCGAGCCGCTCGCCAGTTCGGCCGCGCTGTTGGTGCAGCGGCTGATGTGACCATTGACGGGTCTCAGCACGATACGGATGCGCGGATCTTCCGCCGCCAGTTCGAGCAGGCGCTCGCGTACCCAGGGTTGGGGGCTGGCGTCGTCGGCGATGCACAGTTCCCAGTGCGGATAGATCTGGGTGCGGACCGAGTCGATCGCGGCCTCGAACAGGTCGCGCGGCGGGTCGTAGACCGGCATGACCACCGAGAGCCGCGGCCAGTGCGCCTCGGCCCGCTCCGCCATGCGGCGCTGGTAGACGACCCGGTCGGCCGCGGTGAGTCCGTTGACCTCGATCCAGGCCTGGTAGGGATCGACCGGGGACGGCAGACTGAAACCGGCGGGCGGCGCGAGATCCAGGGTGATCGAACGCTGCTGGGCATGCACATTGAGCGCGAGCCGGATCAGTTGCGGCAGTTCCGCCGGACGCGGCAGACGCCGATGATTGCGATACCAGGTGCGCGAGGCGTTCAAGACGAAACCGGGAAAACTCGCTGCCCGACGCAGGCCCGGAATGAGCACGGACTTGAGGCCCGGATCGGGCAGGATATTCAGGGTCGGCATCGGCTCGACCGACTCGGTGCGGCCATCGGCCAGCACGGCCGAGACGTGCAGCCGATAACGGCCTGGGACCAGCTTGATCTGGGCGCAGAACCCGGTGTTCGCGCCATGCGCGATCTGAGCATGGGCGTCGTGGACGTCCGGGCGCGCGTGACCATAGTCACAAGGGATCGCACAGCCATCGATCTCGATCTGGAGCGACTCGATTTCATGGTGCGGATGCAGGCACCAGCCGGACAGGCGGATGGAACCCGCCAACCCCAACCCCAGGCGCGGGGTTTCGAGGAAGAAGCGCAAGCGGGCGGATGGGGCGCGTTCGACCAGTTCCTGCCGATAGGTCTCGATCTGAGATTCCAGTGTTTCGATCCTGGACTCCAGTGAAGCGGCGTTCCGGCGCGCGGATTCGATCTGCTGCTCCAGGCACTGATGCGAGTCCCTAGAGACGTCCAATTGACTCTGGAGTTCGTCGATGTCGAGTCGAGCCGCGTCGATCTCCCGTTCGCGCAGCACCAGTCCTTCGCGCAAATGCTCGGCCTCCCGTTCGACCAGTGCGAGCAGACGCGGCAGATCGCGCAGCCGATCCGAATCGAGCCGACGCGCGATCTCCGGCAGACGTTCGGATAGCCGGGCGAGTCCGTCCGGTGCGCGCAAGACACGATGGAGTTCGGCCACGAACGCGGGCATGTCATCACGGGCCTCGGGTATCCGGGTGTCGAGATCGCCCGAGTGCGACAGGCTCGAATCGATCACGTCGGCCGACGGCGGATCGGCCTGGGTGTCGTCGATCCAACCCTGGGATTGGAGCCAGGCGGTCAGGCGCGCGGCCTCCCGCTCGGGAGCGGCGATGAGATCCTCGTAGTGCACCAGGATGGATTCGGCCGGATCCACGGCTCCGAGCGCCTCGAACAGATGCAGCCCCCAGAGCCACAGCCCTTTGAGCGGCTCGAAACCATCGCGACGCGCCAGCGAATCGGCACAGGCGAGCGGGTCGCGCACCATCACCAGATAACCGACGCGATAACCGGCCTCCCGGAGCAGGGTCCGCCAGACCGGCAGCAGCCGGCACAGACGCGGATCCTTGATCGCGATCGAGGGCGCCTCATCGAAGACCTGCCGCAACAGATCCCGGAACTCGGGGCGCGCGCGCTCGATCAGCGTCTCGGTCGCGGGCAGCGCGTGAAACAGCGTATGCCAGTGCGCGGCGCCGGCGGCGAGCAGGCTGTCATTCAGACCGATGACGGCGCGCGACTCGAAGTGACCATGCGGATTCCATGCGTTCGCCCCGATCAGATCCCGACCGAGGTGAAAGCCGGTCCGCCCCAGCAGCTCGG comes from the Allochromatium tepidum genome and includes:
- the asnB gene encoding asparagine synthase (glutamine-hydrolyzing), with translation MCGIYGLIGYPDTRSGHLLDVIGDYMRPRGPHGEGRYLEPGVALGMRRLSIIDLEHGWQPLKARDGQVVCFQNGEIYNHRELRRELQALGARFATAGDTEVLAHGYALWGLDGLLARLDGMYAIAILDRDRRELILARDRFGEKPLFYTQLGTVFAYSSDLLTLAALHGQDPAIDPPALERYLALHFTPGRRTIFSTIRRVLPGELLRVRLDEPAVIEHRRYFVQPLGTARAISDDALAELVEQSVTSRLVADVPVGVFLSGGLDSSIVAAVAARAKPAIDTFSMGFTSARHDESPFARAVAQHVGSRHHHFEFRGDDFIELLPQVARALDEPVGDQAMLPLYRLCREAAAHVSVVLAGEGADEIFAGYGYYQAFAPGPGLAGIQRRLLSRRPLHPDLKRLIRNPHPATPSGFPLLTDMAGRQALLEPEFQEQALDDWESQLMVWLETAQDPLQRATAADLATWLPDDLLVKFDRMSMAHSLEGRAPFLAPALVDAALHLPARRRRTGAESKVALRRVARRWLPPDILKRRKQGFVLPMRQWLVQWFDRHGATAAYLDGRELPGLCGTALNRRLDDERTRGFPSERLVFALVLLLEWRRSADARIGVLRRDYDLD
- a CDS encoding S8 family serine peptidase gives rise to the protein MEPSGIWEGGASDQDTDWDEPSWPSERPIGEPGRVDTFTAPGVGLRPATLERLRAGRDVELIVEYVSPNLPANADDRTIRRGQRLNKADVLHEMQALDVEEVEDYSHMPMNVLRVRSLEAIEALRHDPRVKAVHEVGVKYLQLNQSLPLIDQPTAYGLGATGSGTTVAVLDTGVDYTGSAFGSCTAPGGSCKVVYARDFPADDGSLDDDGHGTNVAGIVLGVAPQARIAALDVFRADGGASDTDIIAALNWSVANRATYNIVAVNLSLGGERKYTAPCGGSSYDAAFSSLRSAGIFIAVASGNESYTDGIASPACVPGAVSVGAVYDSNVGARTWGKPPNTCTDQVTAADKVTCFSNSASFLSLLAPGALIDAAGLQKGGTSQAAPHVAGAVAALKSLCSPATPDNILSALQAGGKSVTDARNGITKPRIDVAAATRRLTSTIDCGGGGGGTSKPDLIVTAVSSPTSGTAGGSITASSTVRNQGTAAAGAFRLGYYLSTDSTITTGDVDTTWGCDIASLAPGASQNCSGTVVIPSTLTTGSYYLGAYADKKGEVSESNESNNGLAASNTIYITGTGGGQYEAKDYYRKVNAYFYGTFGWGAMPDELDEWGAVLRDNSGSVWRPTGAGLQIYLSDTMGWGTAPLDLSTASLRVDEVLRNLFGSSWDIDPRIANYYVEALVSGSVRPRGFVNAILNDLAIMPRVDGTYGQPNGWTGGGSIRILLTREQFERYRERIESSDWWSFSNRESQTTLEQTLSVPD
- a CDS encoding InlB B-repeat-containing protein, with amino-acid sequence MHPTTRLLGLLGFLALTSLPVQAATPQPAAGEQHSLALHADGFVWSWGLGSQGQLGLGGDRLFSESEPQRVLDPGGTGFLNLRRTAADEVLLTLKVEGSGRVLDGSGAIDCPDVCEAVFAANSRTRLSAVPDAGWSFAGWGGGCTGADDCTLTLVEDVEVTANFTELSNRYRLDSPVNGSFESGIGVVHGWVCEAGRVDLQVDDRAPFTAAYGSERADSQAICGDTANGFAAAINWSDYGDGEHTLILLADDRPLTEARVIVTTLGATFLTGLSASTTVADFPAAGLNTPLVWSEPHQNFVVSRGGAAAAQADWASSAAGAGHWESPLAGGFESGQALIRGWVCAASTVDAELDGVRFALPYGSERADTRGVCGDTDNGYARAVNWNDYADGEHRIRLFIDGAVVETRSFQVATPGGQGRVSGVQRLHRIADFPRPGDSLGLQWSEPHQNFRIVAYAAAGQTAESYHRKVRAYFQGGLGRAPTAGELDDWSAVLFDNSGSVWRPAGAGLQVYLSDLVGWGAELPTSAEAGAQVDTVLTNLFGTTSGLDSRIPAYYVDQLLAGSIRARGLVNAVLNDLAIMPRVDGTYGQPNGWTGGPGDGLLTPDQIGAYRSRVE
- a CDS encoding CAP domain-containing protein → MIKRLMALVLVLTVAFPVAGVPEDARLFTDAWAPESAIPDQAVKLVWRQRLVQVRIEALPLEPGGEVALDLFDDRSIRLVCDEIGEEMLGSLSWWGHGADEAGVLAHLALGETTVSGTILTPDGIFQIRPFDDDWHVVRELPPGDDSLFAGRIPFGERQPASALAFETETATLTNNERRMNGLPPLAWNDRLLNSARGHSIDMATNDYFSHTGLDGRSHADRMSDAGYNWNYASENIAAGQTSPAAVVDAWMNSPGHRANILDTIVCDLGVGYAYGAGSTYRHYWTQNFGRQQGVGTCPPVSGDDQPRAEDYYRKVNAYFYGAFGRAATSSELAEWGAVLRDNSGSVWRPLGAGLQHFLSNSLGWGTALIDDQTARSRVDEVLGNLFGSSSDIDSRITNYYVDALVTGSIRERGLVNAVLNDLAIMPRVDGTYGKPNGWTGGPGDGLLTPAQISAYRARIE
- a CDS encoding methyltransferase domain-containing protein, translated to MSLIPSNMLSMRRRLSERYLAGRGIEIGALHIPLHVGPAVEVRYVDRLTPDRLRRQYPELNAYDLVDVDIVDDGERLTQIADGEVDFIIANHMLEHCENPLGAMRSHLAKLKPQGVIYYAVPDKRHCFDAERPLTDFEHLVRDDRQGPEVSRRAHFAEWVRYVNKILDPVEAERQLERLLEIDYSIHFHVWDFDSFNAFLNDAQAYLNGAFHLREFQRNDTEIIAILQADRRAPVD